The following are encoded in a window of Lates calcarifer isolate ASB-BC8 linkage group LG20, TLL_Latcal_v3, whole genome shotgun sequence genomic DNA:
- the LOC108893350 gene encoding sodium/potassium/calcium exchanger 3 isoform X2: MRIHTICSETDSSGFQPGVNDGTLQWTRRLMQEKSDNQSLDQPRPAIHEFPEDIFTKEQRKKGAVFLHALCAIYMFYALAIVCDDYFVPSLEKISENLQLSEDVAGATFMAAGSSAPELFTSLIGVFITKGDVGVGTIVGSAVFNILVIIGLSGIFAGQTVALTWWSLFRDSSYYILSVLTLIMVIYDARVVWWESLLLMTMYGIYIVIMKFNSQILVLVTRQLRSVGPCCLGSEDHREDKMGEDASACNTSMVLLNKGQERLPLKLINMFFVCLFFLPLIAYRELRKCRWSAVCHVFNTSFTGQAHGQEPPPVIMVDELLILNPHKLSFSEAGLRIMITPHFSPRTRLSMAGRVLISERQRLIRTSKNQRDGEAGPGSRCGSTSNSLKRTGSCSLENGGGRPGIGDAESGDKPGVEVCQPEEEEGDEDGIFSPVRIPGSCCARVKWVITWPLGLLLYCTVPNCVLPRWHRWFMVTFVASTLWIAVFSYLMVWMVTIISFTLDIPDYIMGITFLAAGTSVPDCMASLIVARQGMGDMAVSNSIGSNIFDILLGLGFPWALRTLVVDHGSSVSINNKGLVYSVVLLLASVFLTVMSVHLNHWKLDRRLGLGLMFLYAIFLLCSILFGQM, encoded by the exons AGACGGACTCTTCTGGGTTCCAGCCAGGCGTGAATGATGGGACGCTGCAATGGACACGCAGGCTGATGCAGGAGAAGTCAGACAACCAGAGCCTGGATCAGCCCCGACCAG CCATCCATGAGTTTCCAGAGGACATCTTTACcaaggagcagaggaagaaggggGCCGTGTTCCTGCATGCACTCTGT GCCATCTACATGTTCTACGCTCTGGCCATCGTCTGTGATGACTACTTTGTCCCTTCCCTCGAGAAAATATCTGAG AACCTGCAGCTTAGTGAAGATGTGGCCGGGGCGACATTTATGGCTGCAGGAAGCTCTGCTCCAGAGCTTTTCACCTCTCTCATTG GTGTTTTCATCACGAAAGGAGACGTCGGAGTCGGCACAATCGTTGGCTCAGCTGTCTTCAACATTCTGGTCATCATCGGCCTGAGTGGAATCTTTGCAGGCCag ACAGTGGCTTTGACATGGTGGTCTCTGTTTAGAGATTCCTCCTACTACATCCTCTCTGTACTGACTCTCATCATG GTTATTTATGATGCCAGAGTTGTCTG GTGGGAATCCTTGCTCCTCATGACCATGTATGGGATCTACATTGTAATCATGAA GTTCAATTCCCAGATCCTGGTGCTGGTGACGCGTCAGCTGAGAAGTGTCGGGCCGTGCTGCCTCGGATCAGAGGATCACAGAGAGGACAAGATGGGGGAGGATGCCTCCGCGTGCAACACCTCCATGGTGCTGCTCAACAAAGGTCAGGAGAGGTTGCCGCTCAAGCtgatcaacatgttttttgtttgtttgtttttcttgccaTTGATTGCTTACAGGGAACTCAGAAAGTGTAGATGGAGTGCTGTTTGTCATGTATTTAACACCTCTTTCACAGGTCAAGCCCATGGTCAGGAGCCTCCTCCCGTCATCATGGTGGATGAGCTTCTCATCCTCAACCCCCACAAACTGTCCTTCTCTGAGGCCGGCCTGCGTATCATGATCACCCCACACTTCTCCCCCCGCACCAGGCTCTCCATGGCAGGACGCGTGCTCATCAGTGAG agacagaggctgaTCCGGACTTCGAAGAATCAGCGGGATGGCGAGGCTGGCCCCGGGTCAAGATGTGGGTCAACCAGCAACAGCCTGAAGAGGACGGGCTCCTGCAGTCTGGAGAACGGAGGAGGGAGGCCCGGGATAGGAGACGCGGAGTCGGGAGACAAGCCGGGAGTCGAGGTGTGCcagcctgaggaggaggaaggggacGAAGATGGGATTTTCAGCCCTGTGCGCATACCAG GTAGCTGCTGTGCGCGGGTAAAGTGGGTGATCACGTGGCCTCTGGGCCTCCTGCTCTACTGCACTGTGCCTAACTGTGTTCTGCCACGCTGGCACCGCTGGTTCATGGTCACCTTTGTGGCCTCCACCCTGTGGATCGCCGTCTTCTCCTACCTCATGGTGTGGATG GTCACCATCATCAGCTTCACACTAGACATCCCAGACTACATCATGGGTATAACCTTCCTGGCAGCAGGGACCAGCGTGCCAGACTGCATGGCAAGTCTGATTGTAGCCCgacaag GCATGGGGGACATGGCAGTTTCTAACTCCATAGGCAGCAATATCTTTGACATCCTGCTGGGTTTGGGTTTCCCCTGGGCTTTACGTACCCTTGTGGTGGACCACGGATCATCA GTCTCCATAAATAATAAAGGACTGGTGTATTCTGTCGTCCTGCTGCTGGCATCTGTGTTTCTGACA GTAATGAGTGTTCATCTGAACCATTGGAAGCTGGATCGCCGGCTGGGTCTGGGTCTGATGTTTCTCTATGCCAtcttcctgctctgctccaTCCTCTTCGGGCAGATGTGA
- the LOC108893350 gene encoding sodium/potassium/calcium exchanger 3 isoform X1, with amino-acid sequence MRAAARHRRPFQRFCCCGVGLVAVIWLAQVIQAPETDSSGFQPGVNDGTLQWTRRLMQEKSDNQSLDQPRPAIHEFPEDIFTKEQRKKGAVFLHALCAIYMFYALAIVCDDYFVPSLEKISENLQLSEDVAGATFMAAGSSAPELFTSLIGVFITKGDVGVGTIVGSAVFNILVIIGLSGIFAGQTVALTWWSLFRDSSYYILSVLTLIMVIYDARVVWWESLLLMTMYGIYIVIMKFNSQILVLVTRQLRSVGPCCLGSEDHREDKMGEDASACNTSMVLLNKGQERLPLKLINMFFVCLFFLPLIAYRELRKCRWSAVCHVFNTSFTGQAHGQEPPPVIMVDELLILNPHKLSFSEAGLRIMITPHFSPRTRLSMAGRVLISERQRLIRTSKNQRDGEAGPGSRCGSTSNSLKRTGSCSLENGGGRPGIGDAESGDKPGVEVCQPEEEEGDEDGIFSPVRIPGSCCARVKWVITWPLGLLLYCTVPNCVLPRWHRWFMVTFVASTLWIAVFSYLMVWMVTIISFTLDIPDYIMGITFLAAGTSVPDCMASLIVARQGMGDMAVSNSIGSNIFDILLGLGFPWALRTLVVDHGSSVSINNKGLVYSVVLLLASVFLTVMSVHLNHWKLDRRLGLGLMFLYAIFLLCSILFGQM; translated from the exons ATGAGAGCAGCGGCGAGGCACCGGCGGCCCTTCCAGCggttctgctgctgtggagtCGGGCTGGTCGCCGTCATTTGGCTCGCACAGGTTATCCAGGCACCAG AGACGGACTCTTCTGGGTTCCAGCCAGGCGTGAATGATGGGACGCTGCAATGGACACGCAGGCTGATGCAGGAGAAGTCAGACAACCAGAGCCTGGATCAGCCCCGACCAG CCATCCATGAGTTTCCAGAGGACATCTTTACcaaggagcagaggaagaaggggGCCGTGTTCCTGCATGCACTCTGT GCCATCTACATGTTCTACGCTCTGGCCATCGTCTGTGATGACTACTTTGTCCCTTCCCTCGAGAAAATATCTGAG AACCTGCAGCTTAGTGAAGATGTGGCCGGGGCGACATTTATGGCTGCAGGAAGCTCTGCTCCAGAGCTTTTCACCTCTCTCATTG GTGTTTTCATCACGAAAGGAGACGTCGGAGTCGGCACAATCGTTGGCTCAGCTGTCTTCAACATTCTGGTCATCATCGGCCTGAGTGGAATCTTTGCAGGCCag ACAGTGGCTTTGACATGGTGGTCTCTGTTTAGAGATTCCTCCTACTACATCCTCTCTGTACTGACTCTCATCATG GTTATTTATGATGCCAGAGTTGTCTG GTGGGAATCCTTGCTCCTCATGACCATGTATGGGATCTACATTGTAATCATGAA GTTCAATTCCCAGATCCTGGTGCTGGTGACGCGTCAGCTGAGAAGTGTCGGGCCGTGCTGCCTCGGATCAGAGGATCACAGAGAGGACAAGATGGGGGAGGATGCCTCCGCGTGCAACACCTCCATGGTGCTGCTCAACAAAGGTCAGGAGAGGTTGCCGCTCAAGCtgatcaacatgttttttgtttgtttgtttttcttgccaTTGATTGCTTACAGGGAACTCAGAAAGTGTAGATGGAGTGCTGTTTGTCATGTATTTAACACCTCTTTCACAGGTCAAGCCCATGGTCAGGAGCCTCCTCCCGTCATCATGGTGGATGAGCTTCTCATCCTCAACCCCCACAAACTGTCCTTCTCTGAGGCCGGCCTGCGTATCATGATCACCCCACACTTCTCCCCCCGCACCAGGCTCTCCATGGCAGGACGCGTGCTCATCAGTGAG agacagaggctgaTCCGGACTTCGAAGAATCAGCGGGATGGCGAGGCTGGCCCCGGGTCAAGATGTGGGTCAACCAGCAACAGCCTGAAGAGGACGGGCTCCTGCAGTCTGGAGAACGGAGGAGGGAGGCCCGGGATAGGAGACGCGGAGTCGGGAGACAAGCCGGGAGTCGAGGTGTGCcagcctgaggaggaggaaggggacGAAGATGGGATTTTCAGCCCTGTGCGCATACCAG GTAGCTGCTGTGCGCGGGTAAAGTGGGTGATCACGTGGCCTCTGGGCCTCCTGCTCTACTGCACTGTGCCTAACTGTGTTCTGCCACGCTGGCACCGCTGGTTCATGGTCACCTTTGTGGCCTCCACCCTGTGGATCGCCGTCTTCTCCTACCTCATGGTGTGGATG GTCACCATCATCAGCTTCACACTAGACATCCCAGACTACATCATGGGTATAACCTTCCTGGCAGCAGGGACCAGCGTGCCAGACTGCATGGCAAGTCTGATTGTAGCCCgacaag GCATGGGGGACATGGCAGTTTCTAACTCCATAGGCAGCAATATCTTTGACATCCTGCTGGGTTTGGGTTTCCCCTGGGCTTTACGTACCCTTGTGGTGGACCACGGATCATCA GTCTCCATAAATAATAAAGGACTGGTGTATTCTGTCGTCCTGCTGCTGGCATCTGTGTTTCTGACA GTAATGAGTGTTCATCTGAACCATTGGAAGCTGGATCGCCGGCTGGGTCTGGGTCTGATGTTTCTCTATGCCAtcttcctgctctgctccaTCCTCTTCGGGCAGATGTGA
- the LOC108893350 gene encoding sodium/potassium/calcium exchanger 3 isoform X3 — protein MRAAARHRRPFQRFCCCGVGLVAVIWLAQVIQAPETDSSGFQPGVNDGTLQWTRRLMQEKSDNQSLDQPRPAIHEFPEDIFTKEQRKKGAVFLHALCAIYMFYALAIVCDDYFVPSLEKISENLQLSEDVAGATFMAAGSSAPELFTSLIGVFITKGDVGVGTIVGSAVFNILVIIGLSGIFAGQTVALTWWSLFRDSSYYILSVLTLIMVIYDARVVWWESLLLMTMYGIYIVIMKFNSQILVLVTRQLRSVGPCCLGSEDHREDKMGEDASACNTSMVLLNKGQAHGQEPPPVIMVDELLILNPHKLSFSEAGLRIMITPHFSPRTRLSMAGRVLISERQRLIRTSKNQRDGEAGPGSRCGSTSNSLKRTGSCSLENGGGRPGIGDAESGDKPGVEVCQPEEEEGDEDGIFSPVRIPGSCCARVKWVITWPLGLLLYCTVPNCVLPRWHRWFMVTFVASTLWIAVFSYLMVWMVTIISFTLDIPDYIMGITFLAAGTSVPDCMASLIVARQGMGDMAVSNSIGSNIFDILLGLGFPWALRTLVVDHGSSVSINNKGLVYSVVLLLASVFLTVMSVHLNHWKLDRRLGLGLMFLYAIFLLCSILFGQM, from the exons ATGAGAGCAGCGGCGAGGCACCGGCGGCCCTTCCAGCggttctgctgctgtggagtCGGGCTGGTCGCCGTCATTTGGCTCGCACAGGTTATCCAGGCACCAG AGACGGACTCTTCTGGGTTCCAGCCAGGCGTGAATGATGGGACGCTGCAATGGACACGCAGGCTGATGCAGGAGAAGTCAGACAACCAGAGCCTGGATCAGCCCCGACCAG CCATCCATGAGTTTCCAGAGGACATCTTTACcaaggagcagaggaagaaggggGCCGTGTTCCTGCATGCACTCTGT GCCATCTACATGTTCTACGCTCTGGCCATCGTCTGTGATGACTACTTTGTCCCTTCCCTCGAGAAAATATCTGAG AACCTGCAGCTTAGTGAAGATGTGGCCGGGGCGACATTTATGGCTGCAGGAAGCTCTGCTCCAGAGCTTTTCACCTCTCTCATTG GTGTTTTCATCACGAAAGGAGACGTCGGAGTCGGCACAATCGTTGGCTCAGCTGTCTTCAACATTCTGGTCATCATCGGCCTGAGTGGAATCTTTGCAGGCCag ACAGTGGCTTTGACATGGTGGTCTCTGTTTAGAGATTCCTCCTACTACATCCTCTCTGTACTGACTCTCATCATG GTTATTTATGATGCCAGAGTTGTCTG GTGGGAATCCTTGCTCCTCATGACCATGTATGGGATCTACATTGTAATCATGAA GTTCAATTCCCAGATCCTGGTGCTGGTGACGCGTCAGCTGAGAAGTGTCGGGCCGTGCTGCCTCGGATCAGAGGATCACAGAGAGGACAAGATGGGGGAGGATGCCTCCGCGTGCAACACCTCCATGGTGCTGCTCAACAAAG GTCAAGCCCATGGTCAGGAGCCTCCTCCCGTCATCATGGTGGATGAGCTTCTCATCCTCAACCCCCACAAACTGTCCTTCTCTGAGGCCGGCCTGCGTATCATGATCACCCCACACTTCTCCCCCCGCACCAGGCTCTCCATGGCAGGACGCGTGCTCATCAGTGAG agacagaggctgaTCCGGACTTCGAAGAATCAGCGGGATGGCGAGGCTGGCCCCGGGTCAAGATGTGGGTCAACCAGCAACAGCCTGAAGAGGACGGGCTCCTGCAGTCTGGAGAACGGAGGAGGGAGGCCCGGGATAGGAGACGCGGAGTCGGGAGACAAGCCGGGAGTCGAGGTGTGCcagcctgaggaggaggaaggggacGAAGATGGGATTTTCAGCCCTGTGCGCATACCAG GTAGCTGCTGTGCGCGGGTAAAGTGGGTGATCACGTGGCCTCTGGGCCTCCTGCTCTACTGCACTGTGCCTAACTGTGTTCTGCCACGCTGGCACCGCTGGTTCATGGTCACCTTTGTGGCCTCCACCCTGTGGATCGCCGTCTTCTCCTACCTCATGGTGTGGATG GTCACCATCATCAGCTTCACACTAGACATCCCAGACTACATCATGGGTATAACCTTCCTGGCAGCAGGGACCAGCGTGCCAGACTGCATGGCAAGTCTGATTGTAGCCCgacaag GCATGGGGGACATGGCAGTTTCTAACTCCATAGGCAGCAATATCTTTGACATCCTGCTGGGTTTGGGTTTCCCCTGGGCTTTACGTACCCTTGTGGTGGACCACGGATCATCA GTCTCCATAAATAATAAAGGACTGGTGTATTCTGTCGTCCTGCTGCTGGCATCTGTGTTTCTGACA GTAATGAGTGTTCATCTGAACCATTGGAAGCTGGATCGCCGGCTGGGTCTGGGTCTGATGTTTCTCTATGCCAtcttcctgctctgctccaTCCTCTTCGGGCAGATGTGA